One stretch of Halobaculum marinum DNA includes these proteins:
- a CDS encoding H/ACA ribonucleoprotein complex subunit GAR1: MKRVGDVVRTAQGLAVVRVPEGTEPARVGSEVVDESLSTVGRVVDVFGPVEHPYVAVSPADRSQLTGLLGAKLYAR, from the coding sequence GTGAAGCGCGTCGGCGACGTCGTCCGCACCGCACAGGGACTGGCCGTCGTGCGCGTCCCCGAGGGGACCGAACCGGCCCGCGTCGGCAGCGAGGTCGTCGACGAGTCGCTGTCGACGGTCGGGCGCGTCGTCGACGTGTTCGGCCCGGTCGAGCACCCGTACGTCGCGGTGTCGCCCGCCGACCGGTCGCAGTTGACGGGATTGCTCGGCGCGAAGTTGTACGCGCGGTAG